A stretch of DNA from Cannabis sativa cultivar Pink pepper isolate KNU-18-1 chromosome X, ASM2916894v1, whole genome shotgun sequence:
cataaaacagaaaaaaaaaaagacaacaaaatgaaacagtttttaagactaaacaaacgaaaatgaaaaacccataaaaagaacaaataaattaaactaaaaaaatagtagCCCTAAAAAACCAAACGAAATGCTAAAATAAAAAACCTAGAATAGTAAAATCGAAAAACACAAGACACACAAATGGCAAATACAAACAAATTTTAAATAGGGgcgaaaccaaaaagaaactaaaatcaaacCTTATACTGAAGACCAACTCCAtcttgatcattttttttagcATCATCTTGAGGAATTTTTTCATGGGCTGCCACCTTTGATTTCTTCTTTGGAAGAGCTCGCCCACGTTTCGACAATGGAGCAAAATTAGAGTCATCATCCTCAACAACATGTCGTTTACCCTTGTTTCTATTAGCTAAAGATTTCAACTccattttagaaatttttttttgaacaagggAAGGAGTTGATGAAGAATAAGTTACaaccatatttatatattaagagaaaaataaaaagagagaaaacggttgatgggagttgaaaaaaaatttgaagaacaaaaagaagagtGAAAATGGAGTTGTGATTGTGAAGAGGGAAGTGTTAGCTATGaaggttattatttttttaaaaaaaaaaaatagaaaataaaaggaaaaagaagagaaaaaagagagaaatgaTGTATAGAGTGATTGATGTAATgcatcaatcaatcaatcaCGTGTCAAAAAAGGTTGAATTGTGTGTGCATGtggtaaaatagtaataaaatataaaagatgTGTAAAAAAGTTGGTTTAGCCGTGTATAGGTATTAATGtaataaatttatcattttagatttttagtgtaaaaatttctaaaatttaataaatataataaaaatatattttaaaatttaataaattaaatatatactctattattatatatcatttttttatatacaatttaagataaaattaaacatataaattttGTTTGAATTTGTTAATTCATTTCGTTGTCGTAGATAAAAAAAGTCATTGtttgttttattatattttttaactgagaaaaaatattattacgaACCACCCTAATTTGTATTAGTCTTTAAGTTTGAAAGCTACATCCAAACCAAATGTGCTCTCAGCAAGATTATCTCCTCAGTTTAATCGATATGAATTTACTCGGAAAGAACATTAAAAAACCAAACGAAACGCTGACCTAATTGGATTAATTGAGCCGAAGAAGTTACTAAAGAGAAACCCAATAAGAAAAGCACATGAAAGagcaaaacaacaaaacaatatAGTATTCAACCATCCtgtaatcaaaatcaaaatgatCCAAATGCGTATCGTAAACCAAAACGATTTAACTATTCCATAAAATCTGTACAGTAACAGATATCCCCAAACATGTAGGTACTTcccctaaaaactattataaaaTCCTACAGGAACTAGCACCAATTCTATGCACGCTCACCGCGGATACGACGAGCCAATTGAATGTCCTTAGGCATGATCGTCACTCTCTTGGCATGGATGGCACACAGATTGGTGTCCTCGAACAAACCCACCAAATAAGCTTCTGCAGCCTCCTGTACGGCAAGAACAGCGTGGCTCTGAAACCTCAAATCAGTCTACAACAAATACAATATTAGTTTAAGCCTGACATAACACCACCCAATAACAACTTCAAACTGAACTGATAAATAACTCAGCAAAGAAAGCTGCATACCTTGAAGTCCTGAGCAATTTCCCGAACAAGGCGCTGGAATGGCAATTTCCGGATCAAGAGCTCAGTGCTCTTCTGGTACTTCCTAATTTCACTATTCACCAACAACCGTTTTTAATCAGACACAATAACGAGAAACAAAATATCAACAATTGGGAAAGGGGAAAAAGa
This window harbors:
- the LOC115701521 gene encoding histone H3.3-like; translated protein: MARTKQTARKSTGGKAPRKHLATATKAARKSAPTTGGVKKPHRYRPGTVALREIRKYQKSTELLIRKLPFQRLVREIAQDFKTDLRFQSHAVLAVQEAAEAYLVGLFEDTNLCAIHAKRVTIMPKDIQLARRIRGERA